GTTCAGGCTGCGGCAGACAAAATCACCGGTCTGTCCCCGCAGAAGCAGGCCCGGCAGCAGGGTGATGCCAAGACCGTGCTCCACCATGGAGAGCACAGAGAACTCATTAATGGAGACGTACCGGATATCCGGTTTCAGATTGTATTGCTTCAGAACCCGGTGAATGTCGCTGCCGGGCGCATACGCGGTAGTGACAAAAGGAACATCTGCAAAACGCTCCACAGGAATCTGGTCGTACATGACAAAAGGATGGTCCGCCGGCAGCACGGCGAACAGCTCATCTTCCATAACAGGAAGGAACTGGTAGCGTTGTTCTTCCTGCCGGCTGATGAAGCCGATGTCCACCCGGCGTTCCTGGATCCAGTCCGCCAGCTCTCCTTCATCCCCTTCGATCACCTTGAAGTGGATATCTGGATGATCCCGGTGGAACGCCCGGAGGATCTTGGGGATCCAGTGAATGGAACAGCTTAAGTAAGTGCCGATGCAGATGGTTCCCACCTGGGCGCCCTTGAGAGAGGCGATCTCCTGGCGCACCACCTCATCCGCGGCGAGAAGAGAGCGGACGTGAGGCAGGAGAGCCTGGGCTTCCCGGGTCAGCCGCATGCCGTGGCTGTCCTTGACAAAAAGAGGGAATCCAACTTCCCGCTCCAGGGACTTCATCATCTGTGTGATCCCGGACTGGGTGTAGCCCAGGACTTCGCCGGCTCTGGTGAAGCTTCCGTAGTCGTCCACCGCCAGCATTACCTTCCATCTTTTCGTATCCATAAGCCTGCCAGCTCCTTTCTCCTGAGAATATATAATATAGTAGCGAAAATAAATCCGGATTACAAGAGAAAAAAATCGGATTGTACGAAAAAAAATACAAGAAATGGAAGAAAAGTCTTGAAAAAACCAGTTTCATCAGATATACTAAAAAAGCTGTGACATTGATAGCTGTGAAGCGTGAGGTTGCTGCCCACAAGTGGCAGGTTTTCCGTGGAGCGAATGTCAAGTTAGGAAACTGGCGACAAGTCACTGTACGAACAAAAAGAGCCACTGAAGAAGAGTGGCGTTCCGTGTGAGGTGCTCACGACACACACGGGAGAGTGTACAGTCACCGCTTGTCGTACTGAAGTGAAAAGTACGAAAAGGAGGCGACTTTTTTTATGGCAAGTCAAGTAATGAGAATCACACTGAAAGCGTATGATCACCAGCTGGTAGATGCATCCGCGAAGAAAATCATCGAAACTGTTAAGAAAAACGGATCACAGGTGAGCGGGCCGGTACCGCTTCCCACCAAGAAGGAAGTAGTTACCATCCTGAGAGCTGTTCACAAGTACAAAGATTCCAGAGAGCAGTTTGAGCAGAGAACTCATAAAAGACTGATCGATATCATCACACCGACCCAGAAGACGGTTGACGCGCTTTCCAGACTGGAGATGCCCGCAGGTGTGTACATTGATATCAAAATGAAAACCAAATAAGAACACAGTAATTCCTAACATTTAGGATGAACGTCCAAAGGGGCGTTCCGCTGTAAATCACAGGAGGTATTTATAATGAAGAAAGCGATTTTAGCTACCAAAGTGGGTATGACCCAGATCTTCAATGAAGACGGCACACTGACACCGGTTACCGTACTTCAGGCCGGTCCTTGTGTGGTAACACAGATCAAGACCGAAGAGAATGATGGTTACAATGCGGTCCAGGTAGGATTCGCGGACAAAAAAGACAAGATCATCAACAAAGACAAGAGCGGTAAGAAAGAGATCGTACACCGCCACGGACTGACCAAGGCTGAGCAGGGACATTTCGCGAAGGCCGGCGTGTCAGGCAAGAGATTTGTCAGAGAGTTCAAATTAGAGAACGCGGGCGAGTATGAGCTTGCGCAGGAGATCAAAGCGGATATTTTCGAAGTAGGCGACAAGGTTGACGCAACTGCAATCTCCAAAGGTAAGGGATTCCAGGGTGCCATCAAGAGACACGGACAGCACAGAGGACCTATGACTCACGGTTCCAAGTTCCATCGTCACGCTGGTTCCAACGGAGCTGCTTCTGATCCGAGTAAAGTATTCAAGGGCAAGAAGATGCCTGGTCAGATGGGTAACAAGAAGATCACCATCCAGAACCTGGAAGTTGTACGGGTAGATGCAGAGAACAATCTTCTGCTGATCAAGGGTTCTGTACCGGGACCGAAGAAATCTCTGGTAACGATCAAAGAAGCAGTGAAATCTATCTAGGTTTTGACGAGGAAGGAGGAAGACTTAAGATGGCAAACGTATCTGTTTATAATATCGAAGGTAAAGAAGTTGGTACGATCGATTTAAGCGATGCGGTATTTGGTGTTGAGGTAAACGAGCACCTGCTGCACATGGCGGTCGTAAACCATCTTGCAAATAATCGTCAGGGAACACAGAAGGCCAAGACCCGTTCTGAAGTTTCCGGCGGAGGAAGAAAACCATGGAGACAGAAAGGAACAGGCCACGCAAGACAGGGCTCCACAAGAGCGCCTCAGTGGACAGGCGGCGGAATCGTATTCGCTCCGGTGCCGAGAGACTATTCCTTTAAGATGAACAAGAAAGAAAGAAGAGCGGCTCTTAAATCCGCCCTGACCTCCAGAGTAGAGGAGAAGAAGTTCATCGTAGTTGATAAGATGGCATTTGACGAGATCAAGACAAAGAACTTCGCCAACATGCTGAAAAATCTGGATGTGGCAAAAGCGCTGGTAGTGCTGGAAGACGGCAACACAAACGCTGAGCTCTCCGCAAGAAATATCGAGGGCGTTAAGACAGCCAAGACCAACACTGTAAGCGCGTACGACGTTATGAAGTACGGCACAGTGATCGCTACAGAGGCTGCAGTCCGCAATATCGAGGAGGTGTACGCATAATGGCTAACATTCAATATTATGATGTAATCCTGAAGCCGGTTGTTACAGAGAAGAGCATGGAGCTCATGGGAGAAAAGAAATACACCTTCCTGGTACATCCGGAGGCCACCAAGTCTCAGGTAAAAGAGGCTGTGGAGAAGATGTTTGACGGCGCGAAAGTAAAGAGCGTCAACACCATGAATTATGATGGTAAGAAGAGAAGAGTGCGCGGAACCATGCAGTTTGGAAAGACTGCCAAGAGCAAGAAGGCTGTTGTACAGCTGACCGCGGACAGCGCTGATATCGAGATCTTCCAGGGTCTGTAGGAAGCGCGAATAAACGGAAGGCAACCGTGATAATAAACAGTTGAAAGGAGAACAATCATGGGAATCAAAACATACCGCCCATATACACCGTCCAGAAGACAGATGACCGGTTCTGATTTCTCTGAGATCACTAAGACAACACCGGAGAAATCACTGCTGGCACCGAAGAGCAGACAGGCAGGACGTAATAATCAAGGTAAGATCACAGTAAGACACCGCGGAGGCGGCGCAAAGAAGAAATACAGGATCGTTGATTTCAAGAGAAGAAAAGACGGAATCAGCGCAAACGTTATCGGAATCGAGTACGATCCCAACAGAACAGCCAATATCGCGCTGATCTGCTACGAAGATGGAGAGAAGGCATACATCCTGGCTCCTGAGGGATTGAAAGTCGGCATGAAGGTCATGAACGGACCGGAGGCCGAGGTAAGAGTAGGAAACTGCCTGCCCCTTTCTGAGATTCCGGTAGGTACACAGATCCACAACATTGAGCTCTATCCGGGAAGAGGCGGCCAGATGGTACGTTCCGCCGGAAACAGCGCGCAGCTCATGGCGAAAGAAGGAAAGTACGCAACCCTTCGTCTTCCTTCCGGAGAGATGAGAATGGTTCCGCTGGTATGCAGAGCTTCTGTGGGAGTTGTAGGAAATTCTGATCATAATCTGATCAATCTTGGTAAAGCAGGACGTAAACGTCACATGGGTATCAGACCGACCGTTCGTGGTTCTGTTATGAACCCGAATGACCATCCGCACGGTGGTGGTGAAGGCAAGACCGGTATCGGACGTCCGGGTCCGTGCACTCCATGGGGTAAACCGGCGCTTGGCCTTAAGACCAGAAAGAGAAACAAATCTTCTAACAAGCTGATTGTAAGAAGAAGAGACGGTAAAGCGATCAAATAGTTATCATTAAGGAGGTTAGAACCTATGGCACGTTCTATTAAAAAAGGACCATTTGCAGACGCAAGCCTGCTGAAAAAGATCGACGCTATGAACGCTGCGGGCGAGAAATCCGTTATCAAGACCTGGTCCCGCCGTTCTACGATCTTCCCGAGCATGGTTGGACATACAATCGCCGTTCATGACGGAAGAAAGCACGTTCCGGTGTATGTAACAGAGGATATGGTTGGACACAAGCTTGGTGAGTTTGTAGCTACCAGAACATACAGAGGACACGGCAAAGACGAGAAGAAATCAAAAGTTAGATAATCAGATTATGAAAGGAGGGTTCATCCATGGCGAAAGGACATAGATCCCAGATCAAGAGAGAGAGAAATGCGAATAAGGACACAAGACCGTCAGCGAAGCTGTCTTACGCACGGGTTTCTGTTCAGAAAGCATGTTTCGTATTGGATGCCATCAGAGGTAAGGATGTAACGACAGCACTTGGTATTTTAACTTACAATCCAAGATATGCTTCCAGTTTAATAAAGAAATTATTAGAGTCAGCGGTTGCGAACGCTGAGAACAATAATGGTATGAACGCTGAGAATCTTTATATTGCAGAGGCTTACGCGAACAAAGGACCAACAATGAAGAGAATCAGACCGAGAGCACAGGGCAGAGCTTACAGGATCGAGAAGAGAATGAGCCACATCACACTTGTGCTGGATGAAAGATAAGGAGGGCAATCATGGGACAGAAAGTTAATCCTCATGGCTTGAGAGTCGGAATCATCAAAGACTGGGATTCCAGATGGTATGCGGAGAAAGAGTTCGCTGACTACCTGGTGGAAGACCATGAGATCAGAACGTATCTGAAGAAGAGATTATATAACGCGGGCGTCTCCAGAATGGAGATCGAGAGAGCCTCTGACCGTGTAAAGATCGTGATCTACACCGCAAAGCCGGGCGTTGTCATCGGTAAGGGCGGATCCGAGATCGAGAAGGTAAAAGGCGAACTTGCCCGTTTCACAGACAAGAAGCTTATCATCGACATCAAAGAGATCAAAAGACCAGACAAGGATGCGCAGCTTGTGGCGGAGAACATTGCTCAGCAGCTTGAGAACCGTATCTCCTTCCGCCGCGCAATGAAGTCCTGCATGTCCAGGACCATGAAGTCCGGAGCTCTTGGAGTTAAGACCGCTGTAGCCGGCCGCCTTGGCGGAGCCGACATGGCTCGTACCGAGTTCTACAGCGAGGGAACCATTCCGCTTCAGACATTGAGAGCAGACATTGACTACGGATTCGCTGAGGCAGACACCACCTACGGCAAGATTGGCGTTAAGGTATGGATCTACAAGGGCGAAATTCTTCCGGAAAAAGCGGCAAAGGAAGGGAGCGATAAATAATGTTAATGCCAAAAAGAGTAAAACGTCGTAAACAGTTCCGCGGCTCCATGAAAGGAAAAGCGCTCCGTGGAAATAAGATTACAAACGGTGAATATGGTATTGTTGCAATGGAACCCTGCTGGATCCGTTCCAACCAGATCGAGGCTGCCCGTATCGCGATGACACGTTACATCAAGCGTGGCGGTAAAGTATGGATCAAAATATTCCCGGATAAACCTGTAACCACGAAACCAGCTGAGACACGTATGGGTTCCGGTAAGGGAACTCTGGAGTACTGGGTAGCAGTTGTTAAGCCAGGACGCGTAATGTTCGAGATCGCGGGCGTATCAGAGGAAGTTGCGAAGGAAGCG
This window of the Massilistercora timonensis genome carries:
- a CDS encoding LysR family transcriptional regulator, with amino-acid sequence MDTKRWKVMLAVDDYGSFTRAGEVLGYTQSGITQMMKSLEREVGFPLFVKDSHGMRLTREAQALLPHVRSLLAADEVVRQEIASLKGAQVGTICIGTYLSCSIHWIPKILRAFHRDHPDIHFKVIEGDEGELADWIQERRVDIGFISRQEEQRYQFLPVMEDELFAVLPADHPFVMYDQIPVERFADVPFVTTAYAPGSDIHRVLKQYNLKPDIRYVSINEFSVLSMVEHGLGITLLPGLLLRGQTGDFVCRSLNPRLYRQLGLAYASSQDLSPAARIFLEYAKDFLLDD
- the rpsJ gene encoding 30S ribosomal protein S10, which encodes MASQVMRITLKAYDHQLVDASAKKIIETVKKNGSQVSGPVPLPTKKEVVTILRAVHKYKDSREQFEQRTHKRLIDIITPTQKTVDALSRLEMPAGVYIDIKMKTK
- the rplC gene encoding 50S ribosomal protein L3; its protein translation is MKKAILATKVGMTQIFNEDGTLTPVTVLQAGPCVVTQIKTEENDGYNAVQVGFADKKDKIINKDKSGKKEIVHRHGLTKAEQGHFAKAGVSGKRFVREFKLENAGEYELAQEIKADIFEVGDKVDATAISKGKGFQGAIKRHGQHRGPMTHGSKFHRHAGSNGAASDPSKVFKGKKMPGQMGNKKITIQNLEVVRVDAENNLLLIKGSVPGPKKSLVTIKEAVKSI
- the rplD gene encoding 50S ribosomal protein L4 translates to MANVSVYNIEGKEVGTIDLSDAVFGVEVNEHLLHMAVVNHLANNRQGTQKAKTRSEVSGGGRKPWRQKGTGHARQGSTRAPQWTGGGIVFAPVPRDYSFKMNKKERRAALKSALTSRVEEKKFIVVDKMAFDEIKTKNFANMLKNLDVAKALVVLEDGNTNAELSARNIEGVKTAKTNTVSAYDVMKYGTVIATEAAVRNIEEVYA
- the rplW gene encoding 50S ribosomal protein L23, with protein sequence MANIQYYDVILKPVVTEKSMELMGEKKYTFLVHPEATKSQVKEAVEKMFDGAKVKSVNTMNYDGKKRRVRGTMQFGKTAKSKKAVVQLTADSADIEIFQGL
- the rplB gene encoding 50S ribosomal protein L2, which encodes MGIKTYRPYTPSRRQMTGSDFSEITKTTPEKSLLAPKSRQAGRNNQGKITVRHRGGGAKKKYRIVDFKRRKDGISANVIGIEYDPNRTANIALICYEDGEKAYILAPEGLKVGMKVMNGPEAEVRVGNCLPLSEIPVGTQIHNIELYPGRGGQMVRSAGNSAQLMAKEGKYATLRLPSGEMRMVPLVCRASVGVVGNSDHNLINLGKAGRKRHMGIRPTVRGSVMNPNDHPHGGGEGKTGIGRPGPCTPWGKPALGLKTRKRNKSSNKLIVRRRDGKAIK
- the rpsS gene encoding 30S ribosomal protein S19 → MARSIKKGPFADASLLKKIDAMNAAGEKSVIKTWSRRSTIFPSMVGHTIAVHDGRKHVPVYVTEDMVGHKLGEFVATRTYRGHGKDEKKSKVR
- the rplV gene encoding 50S ribosomal protein L22, which produces MAKGHRSQIKRERNANKDTRPSAKLSYARVSVQKACFVLDAIRGKDVTTALGILTYNPRYASSLIKKLLESAVANAENNNGMNAENLYIAEAYANKGPTMKRIRPRAQGRAYRIEKRMSHITLVLDER
- the rpsC gene encoding 30S ribosomal protein S3 → MGQKVNPHGLRVGIIKDWDSRWYAEKEFADYLVEDHEIRTYLKKRLYNAGVSRMEIERASDRVKIVIYTAKPGVVIGKGGSEIEKVKGELARFTDKKLIIDIKEIKRPDKDAQLVAENIAQQLENRISFRRAMKSCMSRTMKSGALGVKTAVAGRLGGADMARTEFYSEGTIPLQTLRADIDYGFAEADTTYGKIGVKVWIYKGEILPEKAAKEGSDK
- the rplP gene encoding 50S ribosomal protein L16 produces the protein MLMPKRVKRRKQFRGSMKGKALRGNKITNGEYGIVAMEPCWIRSNQIEAARIAMTRYIKRGGKVWIKIFPDKPVTTKPAETRMGSGKGTLEYWVAVVKPGRVMFEIAGVSEEVAKEALRLATHKLPCKCKVVSRADLEGGDNSEN